Below is a genomic region from Rhododendron vialii isolate Sample 1 chromosome 5a, ASM3025357v1.
CAACAAAGGCTTGTGCTGCTAAGGCATGGACACGCTAAACAACCTAGCAGGAGAACCGGTGAGATCCTATTTAAAAAGTAGCCAATTTAGAAATCTTCTTGGAAAGGTGCCGCAACCAAACATTATCTGCAGCAAATCACAACAATTCTTATCAATAAGCTGTTTAAGTAGTAAGAAACCAAGCATGTGGTATTCAAACTGTCCCATTTAGTATTCTCAGTATGCCAGAACTATCCCCAATTCACGATGTACATAGTACAAAATAGAAGATTAAGTGCTCCTAAACACGTCATTTAATTGCAATGACACATTAAACTagtatcaactcctttgggaaATATATGGAAGGTCTAGTAAAGAGAAGTAGCAAAAGCTCCGCAACCTCTATTGTAACTTGTTTCTAGGAGCTTCTTGCGAAAAACGAaagcaaaaacagaaaaacgGTCGGATAAACGTGACGATCGGATATAGCAAAACCAAAGTTAAGTCACCATCACTCTAACAATGAATGGatttgccaaaaaagaaaaggaaaaaaagggagtgaTGATATATGATCCCCATAATTACCCAATTAAATTGCATTTCTTGAAACTTATGCTAATCTTAGGATCCCGTAATCAAATAACGATAGCTAACATAGGGGGCATACCAAGCTGTTTAGTAGTTAAAAACGAGGGTAGAAGTACAAGTTACCATAGCAATTTCAGGACCAAAGAGTCTTGTTCTGCAACATGACCTGCACATACATTGTGGTTAGAAACTACGCGGATACATTCCAAAAACATTAGCAATGTTTGTGAATGAATCCTAAATAGGATTTAAAAGAAGTATTTCACACCTATACAATGAtcaaccaaaaaatttaaaggaaGTCAAAATTCTGAAAATGATACTCACCGATAAGATCTAAAGCCTCCTTTGTAGTCTAGCCCGGTTCAATGCAATGGTCACATAGATCCAATCCATTATGTGGTTCAAGAACATGAAAAATGCATGTCGAGACCGACTATTGAAAAGTATAGTACCAAAAACTCCCCAAAATCCGAAGAAGAAACCAAGCCCCATGCTAACATAAAATCCTTGTGTAATGGAACTATCCTCATCTTCTGGAATGTTTTTGTCTTTGGGAGATTCTGCTGTTTTTTCTTCTCCTGGGCACTTGTTGGGAAGTGGAACCCCACAAAGTTTAGGATTCCCAAAATATGAAGAAGCATTAAAGCTTTGTAGTTGCGTGCTTAAAGGGATTTTACCAGACAAATTGTTACTTGACAGGTccaaaacacttaaaaaatcGAGATGAGCAAGGCTTCTAGGAATTTCACCAGAAAGTCTGTTTGCAGACAAGTCAAGAGATTCCAACATTTCCATCTGCCCGATATCTTGGACGATTTTCCCTGTCAAAGTGTTTCTCGAGAGGTTCAGGGAATGCAACCCTACAAGACTCCAAACTTGTTCAGGAATTTTTCCGGATAATCTATTGCTAGAAAGATCAATGATCTTCAGTAGTGCCAGATTTTTCCCGTACTCCTGGTCTTGTCCTTTCCATTGCACGAATGCATTAGCTACATATGTACCACCAAACTGCACAACGAAACCTCCATCACCAACATATGGTCCATAATCGAAAATTGTGGAGGCATGAGAATTCTTACTTTCCACCAGAGCAGTAAAATTGGAAAAGCACAGTGGTATATTTCTGGATAGACGATTCAAGGATAAGTCCACGATTTGAATATGGTTCAGATGACATATTTGTCTAGGTATGCTTCCATTAAACTCATTGGATCGAAGAATAAGGACAATCAAACTTGTCAGGTGTGTTCCCAACCATGTTGGTACTTTTCCTGTGAATCTGTTTCCTCTTAAGTCAAGAATACTCAGCATCGTGCATCTCTTAAGAGAAGAAGGCACTTCCCCGGATAAGTTGTTGTTCCGCAAGTTCAATGTTTGGATTTGACTTAGCGAGCCAATAGAGCTGGGAATTTTCCCATGAAAATTGTTATTTGCCAAACTGAGGATGGATACTTCTTTGAAGCGGGACAAACAATATGGAAGCTTTCCCGATAGTCGGTTATTTGAGAGGTCAAGATAGATGAGCTTCTCAACAGTAATGGCACATAAGAAAGAAAGCGAGCCTCTGAACTTATTCCCAGAGAGATTCAAAGACGATACATTTAGAGGAACTGGTGGTATTGGACCTGTAAGAAGATTATAACTTAAATCTATTGTGGGATACTTCTGAAACCTTAACGATAGATCAGGCAACAAGCCGATAATCTGGTTATGAGAGAGGTTTAGATAATCTAATCTCGGGGATAAATCCCATAACCAACTGGGAATATTACCTGCAATTCCATTACTAGAGATATCAAgcaccaaaaaattattttgagttCGAAGCCACTTTGGGAAATGCGGACCCAACTTGCAAGATGAAAACTTTATAACATCAAGTTGAAAAGGAGGAACCCAATCAGAACTGAAGTTAAAAGTTAGAGCATTATAAGAGAAGTCCAAATGCCGCAAACTGGAGAGGTTAGAGAAGTGGGCTTCAGAGATTATGCCTTTTAATGAGTTGAAAGCGCAGCTGAAAGACTTAAGCATGTGAAGCTGTCCAATACTTCTGTCTATAGTCCCATTCAACTGATTGTTTTCAACAAATAAGCTTTCCAACGATGGAAACACTGAAAAATCGGAGAATGACCCTGTAATTTGATTCCtggacaaagaaagaaaaacaagacttggAAGTTTTCCAATGTTTTTTGGGAATGGCCCACTCAATAGATTATACTCAAGGTACAAACTCCCCAACATAGAAAATCTTGTGAAATCAGGCAACGGACCTTTAAGCCGGTTGTAAGATAAAGCCAAACTCTCTAATGAATTCTCTGCCCCAGACAACTTTTGCAGAAACTCGTGAAGCTCTTCCGTTAGATTATTATCTGACAGATCCAAAGATTGTAGATGACTTGAATTAACAAAGGATTTCGGAAGGCCACCTTCAAGTTGATTGCCACTCAGTCTGAGGTTTGTGAGGGAAACTATGTCTCCGAAGGCATCTGGAATCGAACCTTTTAACTCGTTATCTCCGAGGTCAATATAAGCAAGGCTTCTACTGAAGTTGAACAACCAGTTGAATATCAAAGAAGATAGGCTATTAGAAGTAAGATCAACGATGGATAGGGATCAGAATAATTAAAACGGAACGAGGGAAAATGAGTGATATCAGGAAGGGAACAATTGTATAAGTACAACTCGTTGAGGATAGGGAGATCACTGATGGATTGAGCCCAACCAGTTGCTTTACTGAGTGAAACCATAGAAAGGTCAAGGTGACTTAGTAAAGAAAGATGAGAAAGCCACTCAAGGTTTTCACTACTCAGCATATCATTGAAACTGAGATCAAGATGCCTCAAGTTGGAAAGGTTCTTGAACTGCTGAGGAATTGCGCCATAAAAACCAGCATTCGCAAGATTGAGGTATTGTAATCTGCGGAGGGATCCAATGAACTTTGGGATACGGTTTTCTGAGAAAAGATTCCCACTAAGGTCCAAGTACCTCAAATGGTGTAATTCAAGCAATGAAGGGCTAATCTTACCTCTCAAATAGTGTAATTCGAGCATGGTGACGTGACTCGTAGTATTATTGTGGTTGTTGCAGTGGACCCCTTCCCATTTGCAACAGTCATTTAGATCTTCTTCGTTATTAGTCCcccaagaagagagagaaccatAATCATCGATGAGAGCTTCTTTAAACTTGAGGAGAGCTTGTCTCTCCTTCTCTATGCACCTGATTATTTCTGCATCTCCAACTCCTG
It encodes:
- the LOC131327050 gene encoding receptor-like protein EIX2 produces the protein MLGSLYLEYNLLSGPFPKNIGKLPSLVFLSLSRNQITGSFSDFSVFPSLESLFVENNQLNGTIDRSIGQLHMLKSFSCAFNSLKGIISEAHFSNLSSLRHLDFSYNALTFNFSSDWVPPFQLDVIKFSSCKLGPHFPKWLRTQNNFLVLDISSNGIAGNIPSWLWDLSPRLDYLNLSHNQIIGLLPDLSLRFQKYPTIDLSYNLLTGPIPPVPLNVSSLNLSGNKFRGSLSFLCAITVEKLIYLDLSNNRLSGKLPYCLSRFKEVSILSLANNNFHGKIPSSIGSLSQIQTLNLRNNNLSGEVPSSLKRCTMLSILDLRGNRFTGKVPTWLGTHLTSLIVLILRSNEFNGSIPRQICHLNHIQIVDLSLNRLSRNIPLCFSNFTALVESKNSHASTIFDYGPYVGDGGFVVQFGGTYVANAFVQWKGQDQEYGKNLALLKIIDLSSNRLSGKIPEQVWSLVGLHSLNLSRNTLTGKIVQDIGQMEMLESLDLSANRLSGEIPRSLAHLDFLSVLDLSSNNLSGKIPLSTQLQSFNASSYFGNPKLCGVPLPNKCPGEEKTAESPKDKNIPEDEDSSITQGFYVSMGLGFFFGFWGVFGTILFNSRSRHAFFMFLNHIMDWIYVTIALNRARLQRRL
- the LOC131327859 gene encoding receptor-like protein EIX1 — encoded protein: MVNKIVPFQGLSTLLLGRGGKRAKRANLLLFLILLTEMIITGKGSIQLVHVFLLVVLPYLNLALALSSSGVGDAEIIRCIEKERQALLKFKEALIDDYGSLSSWGTNNEEDLNDCCKWEGVHCNNHNNTTSHVTMLELHYLRGKISPSLLELHHLRYLDLSGNLFSENRIPKFIGSLRRLQYLNLANAGFYGAIPQQFKNLSNLRHLDLSFNDMLSSENLEWLSHLSLLSHLDLSMVSLSKATGWAQSISDLPILNEFLSSLIFNWLFNFSRSLAYIDLGDNELKGSIPDAFGDIVSLTNLRLSGNQLEGGLPKSFVNSSHLQSLDLSDNNLTEELHEFLQKLSVA